One Perognathus longimembris pacificus isolate PPM17 chromosome 2, ASM2315922v1, whole genome shotgun sequence DNA segment encodes these proteins:
- the LOC125346303 gene encoding lysosomal acid lipase/cholesteryl ester hydrolase-like, which produces MTMHFLEFLVCLVLGILYSQRSRGTVSAVNPEVNMTVIQMIRYWGYPGEEHFVETKDGYILGLHRIPHGKKNHSEQVHKTVVYLQHGAVGDSSNWVSNLDNNSLGFILADAGFDVWLGNSRGNTWSRKHKTLSVSQHKFWAFSFDEMAKFDLPASIDYVLNKTGQEQLYYVGHSQGTTIGFLGFSQIPELAQKIKMFYALAPLISLDFSFSPAIKFSDVPDVAIEDICGHNEFLPESGVSKWLSTHFCSHAILKELCGNFLFLLLGFDERNLNMSRVDVYVAHNPAGTSVQNVLHWKQLAKFHRFQAFDWGSSDKNYLHYHQPSPPKYNVKDMPVPTALWNGAQDSVADAGDVRTLLPQITNLLYHKEIPDYNHMDFIWGLNAPWMVYDVMITLMKKYQ; this is translated from the exons ATGACAATGCACTTCCTGGAGTTCCTGGTGTGTTTGGTCCTGGGGATCCTGTACTCCCAGAGGAGCAGAGGGACGGTATCAGCTGTGAATCCTGAAGTAAACATGACTGTG ATTCAAATGATAAGATACTGGGGATACCCTGGTGAGGAACATTTCGTAGAGACAAAGGATGGGTATATCCTGGGCCTTCACCGAATTCCTCATGGGAAAAAGAACCACTCTGAGCAAG ttcacaAAACAGTTGTCTATCTTCAGCATGGTGCAGTAGGTGATTCCAGTAATTGGGTCTCAAACCTGGACAACAACAGCCTGGGCTTCATCCTTGCTGATGCCGGTTTTGATGTCTGGCTGGGGAATAGTCGAGGAAACACGTGGTCTCGGAAACACAAGACTCTCTCGGTTTCTCAGCATAAATTCTGGGCTTTCAG TTTTGATGAAATGGCAAAATTTGATCTCCCAGCCTCCATTGACTATGTTCTGAATAAAACTGGCCAAGAGCAGTTGTATTATGTGGGTCATTCTCAAGGTACCACCATCG GCTTTTTAGGATTTTCACAGATTCCTGAGCTGGCCCAGAAAATCAAAATGTTCTATGCCTTGGCTCCTTTGATTTCACTGGATTTCAGTTTCAGCCCTGCAATCAAGTTCTCAGACGTCCCAGATGTTGCCATTGAG GACATATGTGGGCACAATGAATTCCTTCCGGAAAGTGGAGTCTCGAAGTGGCTCAGCACCCACTTTTGCTCCCACGCTATTCTGAAGGAGCTTTGTGgaaatttccttttcctcctgcttgGATTTGATGAGAGGAATTTAAATATG TCGAGAGTGGATGTGTACGTGGCACACAATCCTGCTGGAACTTCTGTACAAAACGTGTTACACTGGAAGCAG CTTGCAAAATTTCATAGGTTTCAAGCCTTTGACTGGGGAAGCAGTGACAAAAACTACCTACACTACCACCAG cctTCCCCTCCCAAGTACAATGTGAAAGACATGCCCGTGCCTACTGCCTTGTGGAACGGGGCTCAGGACTCTGTGGCAGATGCTGGTGATGTTCGTACCTTACTGCCTCAGATCACCAACTTGCTCTACCACAAGGAAATTCCTGACTATAATCATATGGACTTTATCTGGGGCTTGAATGCCCCCTGGATGGTGTATGATGTAATGATCACTCTGATGAAGAAATACCAGTGA